The window GTGTATGACGAATCCTATCACCAGGAGTGTCTGCGATTGATAGATCGCCTCGAGGGTTCTATACGGGTTCGGATTCTTGACCCTATTGCGCACGATGAGTTGAAAAAGGTCATCAAGCAACATCATGTACTTTTCCTTCCAACTCGTGGAGAGAATTTCGGTCATATCATACTTGAATCCTTCATGATGGGAAGACCGGTACTCATCTCGGATCAGACGCCATGGAGGAATCTTGAATCGCAGGGAGTGGGTTTCGATCTAGCGCTGAAGGATGAACAGGCTTGGACGAAGAGACTCGACTTCTTTCTGCAGATGGACCAAACTCATTTCGATGCGATGTGCAGAGCAGCGCATGAGAAGTATCAGGAATTCTGTAACGATCCAGAGATAGTGAAGGCGAGCAAAGGGCTATTTTTATCCAGTGAATAAGACTACGGACCTATCTCGATTCGACAATAGTCATTACACTGCGGGTGGTGTACTCAAGAGATGGTCATGGTACCTGATCTCTCACATATTCTTCATGCACGGTCTCATGCCATTCATGGGTCCTAAGCGATTTATCCTTAGAATGTTCGGTGCGCGTTTGGGAAGAGGTCTGATCATCAAGCCGAGAGTGAATATCAAATATCCCTGGCTCTTGGAGATAGGTGACCATG of the Flavobacteriales bacterium genome contains:
- a CDS encoding glycosyltransferase yields the protein VYDESYHQECLRLIDRLEGSIRVRILDPIAHDELKKVIKQHHVLFLPTRGENFGHIILESFMMGRPVLISDQTPWRNLESQGVGFDLALKDEQAWTKRLDFFLQMDQTHFDAMCRAAHEKYQEFCNDPEIVKASKGLFLSSE